The nucleotide window AACATAAGCACCCCACATTGGAGGCATCTCTTCCGCCCCTGGGGGCGTCTGCATGATACCGGCAACTTCTTTGTCCCCTGTTTCCGCTATCAGATAGGGCACGGCCGCATCATCTGCATCCTTTAGTTTCCAATCCAACAGCTCAGAATAAAAGACCCTGGCCGCCTCTATATCAGGGGTTAACAGCTCATTCCAGCTAAAAGCGCCGTTAGGTTTCATTGCATCCAGACTCATATTGTTGCTCCTTTTCATTGATTAAATAGAATAGATTCATACCGCTAGTAGCGAGATGGCCTCCTGTGATCAGGATTGAAAGAGAGCTTACAGGGGGGCTACTGACAGCGTTGTGTCAGTAGGGATAAAAAATGTGAAGAGTGGAGAGCTTTGTCCCTCACGATGCATCCAAAGATTTGAATACCTTAAATTCGCCTCGTTTATACAAGACAAACACCAGCACTATCATCGTCAAACTCAAGCCAAGATTGGCGAGAAGTTGATTCTCCAGCACCGAGAAATACGAAATCGATGCGGCCGCGTTATTCATGCTGATGTGCGCGACTGAGGCCACCCATACACTTTGGCTTTTGACATAGACATAGGCAAGATAAGCAAAGGTGCAAAGCGATCCAATTGCCAACACTATAAAATTTAACACATCTTGCCAAAGCGGCGTCTCCGGCGCGTCCGGCATTACCAATACCAAAGGCCAGTGCCAGGCATACCAGATCAAACCACCACCAATAAACGCAACACGCGGACTGATGCGATACAACAGCGGAAACATCAACCCCCGATGACCAAACTCTTCGCCGAAACCGCTGATCACGCCGGGGAGAATATTGAATATCGTCAGGCCACCCACAAAGTAAATCCACAACATCATTTCAGGGGTAAAACCCTCGGGCAAACCGCCAGCCATATCCTGCCCGGCGTCCGCAAATTGTTTGGACAATCGTTCGAGAAACAACTGCCCACTGAAATCCCAACTGATAGCGCCGAACGCGGTGTACATGCTGGCAGAAATCATCGTGATGCCCAGACCATACAACCAGAAGCGCAGATAGTCGCTGACTTTACCGAAGCGCAAGTTGGCATCACTGAAACGTGGCGGGTAAAAGAACACGCGGGTGATAATCGCCGCAATCGCTGGACAAAGCATATAGACCTGCGCCAGATAGGCGCCTTGCTTACCCAGTGATAGCGCGCCAAGAATTGTCGCACTGCTGAGTGCGATCAACACAGCGAAATAGATCCAAAGTGTATTCCGAAATTCTTTTCTAATTTAATATCTCCCGCCGAACTGGCCTATAAAAAATGATAGACGATGCGCAAAATAAAACGGCGCTTTTTCTTAATACTGTTCGAAACCGGTTATCTTTTTAAAGCTGCAGACGACGAAACGTGACTACAATACCAGGCCACGCGGTTCCAATTGTTGTGTGCTAGCACCTTTCATAACTCACACGTTAGTTAAGTAATCTACCTCGATAGAAAGAATAAGCGTTTAACGATCACCCCTAGTTACCAGAAAGCATCTTATCCAGTAGCCTAATAAACTGCCCCAATTCCTTTTCACTCAGGTTCTGAGTTTGCTGCTCAGCCGCATGCTCCAGTACGACGGTCGTATCTTTAAACATGGTCTTGCCCGCCTTCGTCAACTTTACCAGGCTCACCCGCGCATCCCGTAGATTGCGTTCCTTCTGAACCAGGCCTATCTTCTCCATCGGCGCTAACAGACGCGTCACACCGGAGGCGGTTAGGCCGATACGCTCGGCCAGATCGATCCGCCGCATGGTGTGCTCAACTGATAGATTTAAATGAAAAAGTACCATAAATTCGGTGAAGTTGATGCCATGAAAACTCAGCTGGTTGTCGATACGACGCATAATCTTCGTCTGTAACAGCGAAACCCCCATCAAGGCCTTAATCGATTCGGTAAGATTGTTGTCGCCCATATTACTAACTTGATATATGCTTGAGGCATCAAGTATATATCA belongs to Gammaproteobacteria bacterium and includes:
- a CDS encoding VOC family protein; the encoded protein is MSLDAMKPNGAFSWNELLTPDIEAARVFYSELLDWKLKDADDAAVPYLIAETGDKEVAGIMQTPPGAEEMPPMWGAYVTVDDIDARTERARKLGAKVYVEPQDIPNIGRFAVVADPQGAIFNMITYVKKD
- a CDS encoding CPBP family intramembrane metalloprotease; its protein translation is MLIALSSATILGALSLGKQGAYLAQVYMLCPAIAAIITRVFFYPPRFSDANLRFGKVSDYLRFWLYGLGITMISASMYTAFGAISWDFSGQLFLERLSKQFADAGQDMAGGLPEGFTPEMMLWIYFVGGLTIFNILPGVISGFGEEFGHRGLMFPLLYRISPRVAFIGGGLIWYAWHWPLVLVMPDAPETPLWQDVLNFIVLAIGSLCTFAYLAYVYVKSQSVWVASVAHISMNNAAASISYFSVLENQLLANLGLSLTMIVLVFVLYKRGEFKVFKSLDAS
- a CDS encoding MarR family winged helix-turn-helix transcriptional regulator → MGDNNLTESIKALMGVSLLQTKIMRRIDNQLSFHGINFTEFMVLFHLNLSVEHTMRRIDLAERIGLTASGVTRLLAPMEKIGLVQKERNLRDARVSLVKLTKAGKTMFKDTTVVLEHAAEQQTQNLSEKELGQFIRLLDKMLSGN